One stretch of Penaeus vannamei isolate JL-2024 chromosome 7, ASM4276789v1, whole genome shotgun sequence DNA includes these proteins:
- the LOC113819576 gene encoding uncharacterized protein: MEERGCSWRKGKRAHRQMKASEVRETSVRAVAQYFSPGAVPCFPRCLIPAAKESASAATPTAARMARSARRTRSAAVLRPARRHVPNPASVEGQKASVPAVRSVPADLTVFSGRHPLTT; the protein is encoded by the exons ATGGAGGAGCGCGGTTGCTCATGGCGGAAGGGAAAACGGGCGCACCGGCAGATGAAGGCTTCAGAGGTGCGTGAGACGTCGGTGCGTGCAGTCGCTCAATACTTCTCTCCCGGTGCCGTTCCCTGCTTTCCGCGATGCCTGATCCCTGCTGCGAAG GAAAGTGCAAGTGCGGCGACGCCAACTGCTGCACGGATGGCAAGAAGTGCGCGGAGGACAAGAAGTGCTGCTGTGCTGAGGCCGGCGAGACGTCAT GTGCCGAATCCTGCAAGTGTCGAGGGGCAGAAGGCAAGTGTTCCTGCGGTGAGAAGTGTTCCTGCTGACCTCACCGTGTTCTCCGGCCGACATCCGCTGACGACATGA